From one Nilaparvata lugens isolate BPH chromosome 2, ASM1435652v1, whole genome shotgun sequence genomic stretch:
- the LOC120350096 gene encoding uncharacterized protein LOC120350096 codes for MNQSPANLQISYFSDHPQNPTTMTPANHQPWDNVTETPREREGGSVCSINFNPQNLAQLSSTRIDNAVNAINTDESPAGGDEGVRASNLVPASPQTAPSTTKETGNAAIQSPPDVASQLPSATTNLLVGVVFPIVQFITR; via the exons atgaaccagtctcCGGCTAACTTgcaaatttcctacttcagcgaccATCCCCAAAACCCTACGACCATGACACCGGCCAATCACCAACCCTGGGACAATGTAACGGAGACTCCAcgggagagagaaggaggaagtgTATGCTCCATCAATTTCAACCCACAAAACCtagcccaattgtcttctactaGGATCGATAATGCCGTCAATGCTATAAATACCGACGAGAGTCCAGCCGGTGGAGATGaaggagtgagggcgtccaacctGGTACCGGCGTCTCCGCAGACTGCTCCAAGCACCACCAAAGAAACAGGGAACGCCGCCATCCAGTCGCCGCCTGATGTGGCCAGTCAACTGCCATCTGCCACCACCAAC CTCTTGGTTGGTGTGGTGTTTCCAATTGTCCAGTTTATTACTCGGTGA